In the Dehalogenimonas sp. THU2 genome, TTTCACTATTTGCCAAGCTTGTCGCTGCAGAACGTCTGCGTTGACCTTGTCGGGATTCCCGTCGATACCTTGCGACAATATATTGGAGTAATAACTGGCCTTCTTGAATATCGGTTGAAGGTAATCGACGCTGGCTATCACCAGAGGCGCCTTTTCTTCCTTCAGGACTTCTTGAAGCCCCCGATCGACCAGTTGGCAGAAACGTAACAATCGGTCTTCATCGTAATCCTTAGCTACACCCTGACCGTGGGTTATGACCGGGGTCTTGCCTCCGGCGTGATACTGATGCGCATCAACCCTGGTCCGGCCTTCGGTACCCCGACCCGCTGTCGCCGAATGGAACTGGTGCTGCTTTTCCTGGTCATCGAACCTGAGCGCCTCATCAAGGCTCCTCGGCATACCCACCGGTATGAGTTCCCGGCAATTGTCCCTGCGGCATCGGAATAGAGCGACGTGGTTCATACTTAAGGACAACAGGTAATAGTCTCCGTCGTTAGTGATGAGTGGTAAAAGGGGTTTAACGTAGTACTCATCGGCGACTCTCACGGTCTCGGCCACAGTTATGGGCAGATTGACATATCGGAATGACTTTGGAGAAAAGAATAATGCCAGGCTTTCATCCTGATGTTGCCAGAACAATGCGTCGGATAAAAGTTCCCGCGCCGGGGCAAGGATGATTTTTGCTTGTGGAGCGCGGAAGCCGCTTTCAATAAGGCGTATTTCAGCTTCATCCAACAAATTTCGGAGTTGAATTGGATCGGCACCCGTATCGCCCGTTCGATGAGTGGGCAGATAGATGGATACCGCCGGCCGTTCAGGGGTTTGCAACAGGTTTGAAAATTCTTCTTTACGTAATGTCTCCATGTCGAGTCTCCTTCATAATAGTTCGGTTTCTGATGTGACAAACGTACAAGGGATTTAGATGCACATAGCCGCATCGACCTCGGTGTTCACTGGAAGCAGGCGCACGCTGCCAGTAATATCATCGACCGCAGAAATCGCGGCGGTGGTTAAACTTGCCAGGCGGTGCCGGTTTTCAGCGGTAACGGCGAATACCAGATTGGGTGATCCTTCCAATATCTCAACCAATCCTACCCCGGGTGAACGTGACAGTGTAAAGGCCGCATTTGTCGCCAAGTCCTGAACGACATCCAAGAGTATGTAGGTTTTACCGACATAGCGTTCTTTCACCCCGATATTTTCCGAAGCCACTCTTAACATTATTACCGTTTGAGTCGCTTGCCACCATACGTATTGTCACCTAATTAATCAAGCATTGAGTACCTATTTCCCAAATGTACCTGATTAACGGATCTCAGCCCATGAATACGTAGTCATTTCTGCAGAATTGAGTATTCATACGGATTTCATAAATTCCAGCCCGGGGATAATATAGTCATGTGAGAAGGATTCGATTCGTATAACTTCCAAGTACCTCGGGCGTTAATAGAGGTGGAAATCACAGGAGGAAATGGTGATATATGGAAAGGGATTATTCAGGTAATATACTGACGGGCCTGCTCTTAGGTACGGCGATTGGCATCGGGCTGGGTTTGCTTTATGCGCCGAGGCCCGGTAGTGAAATAAGGGCCGGGTTGTACAAGCAGGCGCAGGAGGTCCTGAGCCAGGTGGCAGGGATCGGTGATACACTGATGGGACGCATGGATGATGTCGGTTGTACCGTTCGAGAATGTGGTAGAAGCATTCGTGTGGCGGTGAAAGGCGACGGTGCCGGCAGATTGCACCAGGCCTGAACTTTTCGATTCAAGTCACAAGAAAAAGGGTTGGCAAAGGAGGAAATATGGATAGCGACAAGGCGGGCGGACTCGCGGCCGGACTGTTGATCGGGGTTGCCGTAGGAGCGGGATTCGGCCTGTTATATGCTCCGAAGTCCGGACGCAAGACCCGTAAGGAAATTCAAAAACAGGCGTTGGGCCTGAAAGAACATGCCGATGAGTTCATCAGTAACGTTAAAGAGCGGGACGCGGAGTTTTGTAAGGCCATCAGAGAAGGAACAGAAAACTATCGCCGTGAGATGCTGGCGAAGATGAAGTGAATTCTGGAAATTTCGGGAAACAATAAATCGCAAAGGAGGAACCATCCAATGAAAAAAGAGACTATGGGCGGTATGGTATTAGGTATCATGGCCGGGGCGGCTATTGGGATGGGAGTGGGTTTACTTTATGCCCCGCAATCCGGGCGTAAGACGCGGCGGGACATCGAAAAGCAGGCCCTCGAGATGAAAAAGCGGGCGGAGCATTTCAGTGAAACAGTGAAGGAGCGAGCTGAAGACATCGGCAGCACCGTCGCCGAAGGGACCGAAAAATACCGGCGCAAGGTGATGTCTAAAATTGGCTGATTAATAAATCACCTTTTTAGCCGAGTGAGGAACTGAATTAACGAATAACGGACAGCTATTTGGCTGTCCGTTATTCTATTTTCCGCAGATTATCAACTAATTAACGATGAATTCGCCGTACATGACCGGATGAAGATCGCACCTGAAAGAGTAGGTTCCGGGTTCCGACGGGGTTGTGAAGGTGTATTCGATGGTTGTTTTACTGATCAGTTGGCCCCGAAAAATGGGGTCAGACGCGAAACGTTCCGTGTACAGCGCGAAATTATGGAGTATTCCCTCTGCGTTGGTAAAGACTATTGTGACCTTGGTGCTGGCTGGCACGGTCATACGGTCATTATCGAATTTCATTTTGTCGGCTTTCAAATAATAGGTGATGCTGCCGTCGGAGTTTGTTGTCGGCGGGGGTGAAGGCGTGTTGGAATTGCCGCTGCAGGCGGTGATCGGGCTTGAAAGCACCATAACCAGGATAAGTGCTGCGGGGACTATCCGGTGCCACATTCTGAACTTCATTAAAATCTCCGTAAATTATCAATGATATTCCGTATATCACATTTCATTATAAGCTATAAATGCGGTTGATCCTAATTGAACATGGGAATATTACCTCGCCCACAACCTCTCGATAAAGTATAATAAGTCAAGGTGAGCCGGGAACTTTCTCAGGGCGCGAAGAGGAGAATACTGAATGGACATACCTACGCTGGTCAGCATCAATTTGGCAGTTCAAATCGGGTTGGTCGGCGTTATTTTATATGCAGCTTATCTAGCCAGGGAACGCCAACTTGATAAGCATTGTAAGATCATGAGATTCGCGATCATTGTGCAGATATTGACTATTGCCGTATTTATGGCACCTCGACTCATCGATCTGGCAGGCTTCCTGCCTATCGGTGGGCGGCCTGGCCTGGAGATGTGGGTGCATCATATACTTGGTTTGCTTGTAGTGGGTTTATGGATCTATATTAACCTTGCGGTATCCGGTAAAATCAAGGTAAATGGCCGATTGATCGGCGTGATGCGGTTGGCGATGGTATCCTGGATAGCATCCCTCATTCTCGGATTTGATATGTATCGCTTTCTCTGGTGATTGCTTGGATGACAGATTTTCATAGTCGCCGGCGCCTGAGCCGCGAAGCCAGGACTATCAGGGTGATGATCGGTATGTACTGCCGCGATCACCATAAGGCGCCGGATCTTTGTCGTTCCTGCCAGTCTTTGGCGGAGTACGCTTTGCAGCGCCTCGACAAATGCCCTTTCAGCGAAGGAAAAACTGTTTGTGCGTTATGCCCGGTTCACTGTTATAAACCGGAATCGAGAAAACAGATCCGGGATGTGATGCGCTACGCCGGACCCAGGATGATGTTACACCATCCGATCATGGCAGCGATGCATATGTTCGACCGGCGACGGAAAAAACCATTGGCATCGGTCTAATCGATGAGGTTCCGGAAGACCGCAGCTATGCCATCCAAAGCTATGCCATCCAATCGGTAACATCCAGTGCGTAGATCATATCGTCGCACCATTCTCCGGCGATTAAATAACTTTTTTCGATGTATCCGACTTGCTTCAAACCCAAGCGTTCGGCCAGTTTTCGCGAAGGGGTATTACGGGGATCGATGGAGAAGATAACGCGGCGTTTACCCAACTCTTTGAAAAGATATCCGATGACTGCCGCCACGGCCTCAGTGGCGTAGCCGCAGCCCTGGTATACCGGGGACAGCGTGCATCCTAACTCGATTTCCCCTTCATAGGACTGCAGGAAGTGGATGCCGATGTCTCCGGCCAACTCCGGTTGGTCCGCGATGAAAATGCCCAACTGATACCAGGTATCGGGCGTATCCGGTGCTTCGGCGGTGGCCTCTAGAAACCTCACTGAGTCGGCGATATCGGTTGGACGCCATGTCTGGTAACGGAATACGTCCGGCAATGACCTGTATCGAAAAAGTGCCGGAGCGTCATCGATGGTCAACCGCCTGAGTGTTAACCGGGGTGTTTGTAAGGTAATAGCTTTGACCACCCGGGTATTTTACCTCGCCCGACAGCCGATGGCTAGAGCAATCCCTCAGCCTGGCGCGGTTGCCCATCCCGTGTGAAAGTGATGCGTACCCGTGCGCCCTTCTCCAGTCCGGAGAGGGCCCGGTCGAGGTCAGCAGCGGTGTTTACCGGTGCAGCATCTATTTTGGTTATGATGTCACCCGGTTTGAGACCGGCGACGGCCGCGGGGAGTCCCGGTTTTATCGAGCCGACATAAGCCCCGCGCATCACCTTCAGACCGTGGGCGGCGGTGTATTTTTCGGCGTCGGCGACCGCAGCACCGAAAGAGGGTGCCGATGCAGCCTTTGCCTGGGAGAGATAATGTTCAAGCTGGCGCTGGTCGAAGCCGACCACCAGGTTGCCGTCGATCTCGGTCACCGGTACCGCCATGCGCCCGGTGCGTCGCGCAAGGTCCTGGGCGGCGGCGGCGTCCCGTGACACATCGACCTCGGTGAAAGGTATGCCCCGTTGTGAAAGGAACCCTTTCACTGTATTGCAGTGCGGTCAGGTCTGGGTGGTATATACGGTCACTTTCATTGTTGACACCTCAGTTACCAGTATATCGCGGCTCTTCTTATAGTCAAAATTCGAATCCGCTCCGGCGCCGGGCGAGATTGTTCCCCTCACCGATGATATTTTCGGGAAACGATCCGTTGGGTGGATGCGGGATGGCTGAATTGTTCTCGGAGCCGGAAACAATGGAAACAATTATTTCGGTCAAGCAGGCGGCTTCAGGGAGTAATGATCAACGTCAGCAGGTTCAAAAACACGGTGGCTAAATCGGTCCTTTTCTGTCCATTCCCGGGATTCCCCTCGCAAAAAGATGCGGAACAATTCAATACAGCATCGGGAAGCCTGGTTTCTGAGAGGGAGCACCCATGATACCACACGGTCACTCATGGGTTGTCAATGGGATTTTGGCGGGTTTTGAAAATATTTATTTATTGGCGCGGGTTGTATGAACGGTCAACGCTTTTTCTTGGGTGGTGCGGCGTGAGCGATATCGATGGACTGTTTTGCCCATCGGAGGAGTTCTTTCGCGTCTTCAAAAACATCGTCCGGTACCTGAAAATAGGGCATGGGCTTGTATTGTGGGCTGCCGTATTTGACATAAACATCGCGATTCGAGTCATCGGCCTTGAGGTATAGGATGTCGTTCGAGATCAGACCGAACATGGCGTCTTCATGGAATACGCCGAAGCCACCGAACATGCGACGCCCGGAGACGACGCCGAGACGGGCGAGTTTTTCCAGGACCAAATCGAGGAATTCTTGAGTCGCGGCCATGATTTATCTTCCCCCGTCCGGTTTTTCAAAGTCATAGTCGCAGACCGGGGATTCCGGCGGCAGTTCGGGCACAGGCGGGCGTTTCAGTGAAGCTATGACCGCGATGCCGAGGATCGTAGCGATAACCAGCAGGGACAGGAAAGTCGGCATGTGGTAGATGCCGGAGATGAGCATCTTGAAGCCGAGGAAGACCAGCACCGACGCCAGGCCGTAATGTAGGTAGTAGAGCCGGTTGGCGAATCCCTCCAGAGCGAAGTAGATGGAGCGAAGGCCCATGATGGCAAACATATTGGAGGTATATACGATGAAGGGATCAGTGGTGATCGACAGTACCGCCGGAATGGAATCCACAGCGAAGATGATGTCGGTCGTTTCCACGGCGATGAGCACTGCCAGTAGCGGTGTAGCCACTTTGCGCCCATTTTCCACGGTGAAGAACTTGCCACCGTGGTAGTTGTGGCTCATCGGCAGGTAGCGCCGTAGTAATTTAAGGACGGGATTAGCTTCCGGATGCGGGTCTTCTTCTTTCTTCATGCCCATACGGACGCCGGTGAAGATCAGGAAGGCGCCGAAGACGTAGATGATCCACTCGAAACTGGTTATCAACGCGATGCCGCCGAAGATGAAAGCAGCGCGCATCAGAATGGCTCCGATAATGCCCCAGAACAGCACCCGGTGCCGGTATTCCTGCGGCACGCAGAAGTAAGTAAAGAGCATCAGGAAGACAAAGAGGTTATCGACGGAGAGCGATTCCTCGACGACGTAGGCACTAAAGTAGTCGACCGCGTGAGTTGACCCGGCAAAAATCCAGACGCCGAAACCGAAGATCAGCGCCAGGCTGACCCACAATACCACCCAGCCGACGGCCTCCCTGGTCTTGATGATGTGCGCATGCCGATGAAAGACGAAAAGATCCAGTGCCAGCATGGTTACCAGGAAGATATTAAAAAGTATCCAAGGCCAGATGCCGATGTTCATAGAATTCCTTTGTGATGAGCCGCAGTGCGGATTGAATGATGACTAAAACGGTTACTGTTCAGTGGGAAAGTATAGCTCAGAGCATAATGAATGTAAACATTATATCACTGGCAGTGGGTTTTGATGTAAAACGAAGAACCGATGGCAAATGGTAATATCGCCGTCGGCTCTTCGTTTCGGTTCTAATTAATCCGTCGGGCTGAGGGAGAGCTTAACCGCCCTGGGCGACCGCGATGCCGAGTTGCCGGGCACTGATTTTGCCTACTTCCAGCTCGGCCGGAGCAGCCAGTACCCAGTCCCCGAATTTTTTCCAACCCAGGTAAGTGGCAAATTTGTCCAGCGCCGCCGCGGAATCTACGGCTTCATTGGCGTGACAGATGATGGCAGCGAATGATAAGCCTTTCCTGACCTGCTCACGCGCCGGCCAGAGTGTCTCGAAGAACTTCTTGGTGTCGCCGGCCAGGGACTGGAAAGGCTGAGTGGTCACCAGGATAAAGGCATCGGCGTTCGCCAGGTCAGAGGCAGATGTTTCGGTGATGTTCTTTACCTCGGCCTTGCCCCCGGCCTGCGCGACGCCTTCCGCTGCAGCCTGGGCCAGCGCCTTGCAACTGCCGGTGAACGACTGGTATCCGATTACGATTTTGCCCATGATAAAATACCTCCTTTTATTTTAGATGACATATTGTTGCGGCGGACATTTGGCGGGGCACGGGTTGGCATCGCATTTAAGGCACTGCGAGATCATGAGTATCAGAGATTCACGCTCCCGGTCTTCCTGTTGAAGTTCAGCGATGCGCCGACGGCTGAGCTCTGCCTCGAGTTTTAAGACTTCAATGGTGTGTTCCACCCGCTCCCGGTGGTTAGACTCCCGGTCGCTTAAGGTGCCTTTGATTTCATCCAGGTCCAACCCAACGTTGCGTAACCGGCGGATAAGCTTGATCCGGCTGATGTCGCGGCTGTCGTATAAGCGCATGCCGCCTGAAGTGCGGTCCGGCGCTTCCAAAAGCCCCTTTTCTTCGTAGAAACGGACGGTACGGATGCTGACGCCGGCACGCCTGGCTACCTCGCTGACTTGAAAGAGGGGATTGAGCATGTCTGTCATGGTGCATAGTTTAAGACAACATGACGTTACTGTCAACCCATAACGTTACGTAATAGCAGGGCGACCTATTTAATTTCGAGTCCGGGATCGGTTAAGGTGTTTTTACGGATTACCCGCGCCCGAATCCTCGAAGCCGGCAAGATTGCCGATGACATTGGTTATAGACGTGCCGCTCGGCAATACTATTTTTGAGTTACCGGACAGAGCGGTTTCCACTGCCTGCAACTGGCGGAGTTTCTGCGCGTTGCCTTTAAAGTAGGCCTCCGCTGCCTCGTTGACCAGCTTGATGGCGGCGGCTTCACCTTCCGCGATCAATATCTGTGACAGCTTATTACCCTCGGCCTCCAGGATGGCGGCCTGCCGTTCGCCTTCTGCGGCTTTGATTGCCGCACGCCGTCTGCCGTCAGCTTCCGTTTCAGCAGCGGTGGCGAAGTCTACGGCGGCCTGTTTTTTATTTTCGGCCATGACCACGCTGTTCATGGTAGCCTGGACGTCCGCCGGCGGATTTATTTCCTTAAGTTCCGTCCGGACGATGTCTATGCCCCAGTTCCCGGTTTCCTTCTCCAGGGTGGCATAGAGATTGCCGTTGATGATATTACGCTCGCTGTTGGCGGAGGTCAGAGTCAGGGTACCGATGATATTGCGGAGGGTAGTGCGGGCCAGGGAAACGATCTGGCGTTCAAATTCCTGGACGTTATACTGTGACGCCTTGACCCCGTCCTCGGTGGAGCGGACTTTAAAGTAAACCTGGGCGTCAACGGAGGCATTCAGTTTGTCGGCAGTGATGATCTCCTGAGATCCGGCGTCGATCATGCGTTCAGTGACGTCCACCCGCCGTATCGTATCCACGAAAGGGATGATGATGTTGAGGCCGGGGGAGGCGAAACGTTGGTACTTGCCCAGCCGTTCGATGAGACCACGATGGGTGGGACGGACGATCCTGAATCCGAGAGCCAGATAGATCAGGATAAGCAGCAGAAGTACGGGACCGATTATCAGACCGACAGACATAGTGTTTCTCCTCTTTTGTTACGACGTCCCAGTATCCCCCGATACGGGACAGGATACCGGTTCAATCTTGAACAAAGCATAATCCTGGGGTTGCCCGGTGTCAATAAAAATTTATACTAGCTCTCCTTATTTGAGGGCCTTTTATAGCTGTGTTACAATGGCCTCTCGTTAAGGAGTAAAGAGTTCCATGAAAAAGCGCGTTTTTTCCGGCATCAGGCCGACCGGCCGCATCCACCTGGGCAACTACCTGGGCGCGGTGCAGAACTATGTGGCCATGCAGGACGAATATGATTGCATCTATTGCGTGGTGGATATCCATGCACTGACGACCCTGGAAGATACCCACCTGTTGAAAGACAATGTCAGGGAGCAGATGATCGACCTTCTGGCTGCCGGTCTGGATCCCGATAAATGCATCCTCTTCGTCCAATCACACGTACCGGAAGTGACTGAGCTTTTCACATTGCTGGGGATGGCGACGCCGCTGTCCTGGCTGTTGCGGGTGCCGACCTTCAAGGAAAAAGCGAAGCAACAACCTCATAACGTCAATTACGGGCTGGTGGGTTACCCAGTGTTGATGACCGCCGACATCGTCCTGTATAAAGCTGAGGCTGTACCGGTCGGCGAAGATCAGTTGCCGCACCTGGAACTGGCGCGGGAAATCGTGCGGCGGTTCAACGACCAGTTCGGCCCGACCTTCCCCGAACCGAAGGGCAAACTGACCAGCTTCCCGATGGTGGTCGGCTTGGACGGCCGGGACAAGATGAGCAAGTCCTTGAACAACCACATCGAACTGGCGGCTACCCCCGAAGAAACGATGAAAAAGGTGATGAGCGCCGTGACCGATCCAGCCAGACGCCTGCGCTCCGATCCGGGCCACCCGGAGGTATGCAACATCTATAAGTTGCAAAAGCATTTCAGTCCGGCCATAGTCGATGAGATCGCTTCCGAGTGCCAGAGCGCTTCCCGCGGTTGCGTGGACTGTAAAAAACAACTCGGCGCCGCTATCAACGAATACCTGGCGCCGCTGCGGGCCCGCCGGGCGGAGATCGCCGCGGACCAGGCATATATCGACAAGGTGATCAAAGAGGGCGCCGAGAAGGCCCGGGCTATCGCCAGGGTGACAATGGTCGAGGTCAAGCAAAAGATGGGGCTGCTTTGAGTTCTGCCATTCTCAAGGTTAGCTGTCAGGATCGCAAAGGCATCATTGCCGCCACGGCCGATTTCATCTCGATGAACGGCGGCAATATCATCACGCTGGATGAGTTCGTCGACCGGACCAGCAATACCTTTTTCATGCGGGTGGAGTGGGATCTCAAGGATTTTACCATCGAACAGCCCGAGATCAGGAATGCCGTCGATGCATTGGCTGCGGACAACAGCTTCGGCGGTAACTGGGAATTGCACTATTCCGACGGCCTCCCCAGGATGGCAATCATGGTCTCCAGGTTCGACCACTGCCTGTGGGACCTGCTGCTGCGGCACAAGGCCGGGGAGCTCAAGTGCGACATCCCGGTGATAATCAGCAATCATGAAGATCTCAGATATATCGCCGATCTCTTCGGAATCGATTTCCAGGTAGTAACCAAGAGCGCGGAGAACAAGACCGACGCGGAGCGGCAGGAGTTCGAGATACTAGATACCTGCGGCGCTGATTTTGTCGTCATGGCGCGCTATATGCAGGTCTTGAGCCCGGATTTCCTCAGCCGGTACGAAAACCGCGTCATCAACATCCACCATTCCTTTCTACCGGCTTTCGAGGGTGCTAAACCGTACCACCGGGCGTTCGAGCGGGGGGTGAAGGTCATCGGCGCGACGGCGCATTTCGCTACGGCTGACCTCGATAAGGGCCCGATCATACATCAGGGCACGCTTCAGATCTCTCACCAGGACAGCGTGGATGACCTGATCACTAAAGGGCGGGATATCGAGAAGAGGGTGCTGTCGGACGGGGTGAAACTGTTTATCGCCCGGAGGGTGTTCGTGCACGAGAACCGGACGGTTATTTTATAGCCTGGTCAACCTCGCCAGCTCCATCTAAGATAAACACCTCATCGATCGTCGAGTGCAGCGTTTCTGGCGTTCGGAACCGTCACACGCACATCGGTCGTCGCAATGCGTGGATTACTACAGGCGGCTCAGGAACCGCTTGATCCGTTCGAGTGCTTCCTCTATCTGGGGCAGAGATGTAGCGTAGCAACAGCGGAGGTAACCTTCTCCCTGTTCACCGAAGGCGGTGCCGGGTACGGCGGCCACTTTTTCTTCCTTGAGGAGACGTTCCGCGAACTCGTCAGAGGAAAGGCCGGTGCTTTTTACCGAGGGGAAGGCGTAGAAAGCGCCGCGGGGTTCGAAACAGGACAGGCCGAGGGAATTGAAGCCGGAGACCATGACCATGCGGCGGCGGTTATAGTCGTCCACCATGGCCTGGATGTCTTCTTCGCCGTTCTTGAGGGCTTCGATGGCGGCGGCCTGACCCATGGAAGAGGCGCAGAGCATGGTGTATTGATGGATCTTGGTCATACCGGCGATGATCTCACGCGGGCCGGCGGCATAACCGATGCGCCAGCCGGTCATGGAATAACACTTGGAGACGCCGTTCAGGAGAATGGTGCGCTCCTTCATGCCGGGCAGGCTGGCAAAGGACGGGACGGAGACTCCGTAGGTCAGGCGGTTGTAGATCTCGTCGGAGATGACGGTCAGGTTATGACGCTGGGCCAGCACGGCGATCTCAGCCAGTTTGTCGGCCGGCATGACGGCGCCGGTGGGGTTGGCGGGATAGCCCAATAGGATTGCCCTGGTCTTGGGTGTGATGCAACGGGCGACATCGTTAGGATTAAGTTCGAATGACTGGTCTTCATAAGTCGGCACGGGTACCGGCACGCCGCCGGCCAGGGTGACGCAGGATGAGTAGGAGACATAGCACGGGTCCGGCAGAAGGACCTCGTCGCCGGGATCGAGTATGGCCCGGGCGGCCAGGTCGAGGGCTTCGCTGACGCCTACGGTGACCAGCAACTCGCCGTTCCAGTCATAGTTCAGCTGGTGGGTCTCGCTCAGATAGCGGGCGATTTCATGGCGCAGTTCCGGCGAACCGGCGTTGCTGGTGTACATGGTGCGCCCGTGCTCCAAGGCGAAGATGGCCGCCTCGCGGATATGCCAGGGCGTGGCGAAATCAGGCTCACCGACGCCCAGTGAAATGGCGCCCTCCATACCAGCCAGTAGGTCAAAGAACTTCCGGATACCGGAAGGCTTGATCGCCTTGACGCGCTGCGAGGTCAGTGAACGTTCGATTCTGGTTTCGATCGACATCGTATCCAAACCTACAGGACGACCTGTTGACGCGGAATCTCTTCGGCTCCGGCCAGCACGGCACCATCTTCCTTGTAGCGTTTGAGCATAAAGTTGGTGGTGGTGCCTTGAACGCCGTCGATCTGCGACAGCTTCTGGGAAACAAAATCAGCCACCTGGTGCATGGTTTTGCCGGTGACCAGTACCGCCAGGTCATAGGTGCCGGACATCAGGTAGACGGTGCGGGCTTCCGGGAAGCGGTAGATGCGCTCGGCGATGGCGTCGAAACCAGTGTCACGCTGCGGCACCACCTTGACCTCGATGATAGCTTCAACCCGTTCGTTGGAGATCTTTTCCCAGTTGATGACTGTCTTATAACGGACGATGGTGCGGTCGGCCTCGGCGTCGCTGATGATCTGTTTGACCTCTGAAAGATCAGCGCCGGTCATGCGGGCAATCTGTTCGGGGGAGGTACGGGCATCGGCTTCCAGTATTTTGAGGATTTCTTGTTTGAGCATAGCAAACCCCTAACGTCAGTTGTGCCCGTCATTATACGCATTCGAGACGTCTCGTGCAACGGCGCACGATTAGAGCAGGTATTTTCCGGGGTATGTTCTTTTAATTGGCAGCCATATCAAATGACTTTGCCTTGCTTATGGGCGACGGCGTCTAACGAAGCGCCGAAGGCGGTACCGATAGCGATGCCGATGACGATACCGGCGCCAACGTTGTCGAAAGCCGCACCCAGCGCGACGCCAATACCAGTCCCGAGGGCGATCCACATGCCCATGTTCTCACCTTCCTCGACAAGTTGATGAGCTTCCTTCAGATGTTTGACGGTGTTATCGATCAATCGATAGTAAGTTTTCCAGTCGTCGATACGCCATTTTTCACGATCGAACGAATTGAGCGCTTCCGTCAGTTGGTCGGTGATCTGCGGATGTCCAGCACAGAAGTCACAATCAGCGGAAAGAGCTTCCAGCCGCCTTATCACCTGAAGGACCATGTCCAGGCGGAGCCGTTTCTGCTCCTTCGGGCTGAGGCCGTCTCTAAGGGACTGGATTTTAGCTTCGAGAGCCGCATTTGGAGCGTTCGTGTCTGCCATACTCGCCTCGATACATTCGATTGAAAATATTGTAGCATTTCACCCAGCGATCATCAGGTGGGTTTAATTTATGCTTTCGGTGCGAAGGCCTCAACGAAATATGCGATCTCCTCGTCAACCGCCAGTTTGATGGGATCAATAGTGATGGACGTGGGGTGGCCGTAAGTGGCGTCATACTCCACGAGAAGGCTGTCGGCTTCGGTATTGATGGCATCCTGGATGATGTCGAAGAGTTTTTCGATGGTGTCGGCCCGCTGGAAGAAATCGGTGGTGACGGTTTTGGGTTCATCAGTGTACTCGATACTTATGGCGACGCCGTCCTCTACTTCGATATCGACCGGACGGGTGTTGTCCGGCGGGCAGAAACATCCGATGCGCAACTGGAAATCATAGCTGGCGATAGCGGCCTGTTCCCATTTGGCGCGGTTGGTATCGAGCACCTCCTGTGCCGGATCTTTTGCCGGTGAGCAACCTGACAGCATGGGAATTACCAGCGCCAGGCTCAAGGTGAATAACAGGATCAGATGTCGATTTATATTTTTCATATTTTTTATAACGGCAAATCAACGCACGAGATAGTATTGGCCTAA is a window encoding:
- a CDS encoding GNAT family N-acetyltransferase, with the protein product MVKAITLQTPRLTLRRLTIDDAPALFRYRSLPDVFRYQTWRPTDIADSVRFLEATAEAPDTPDTWYQLGIFIADQPELAGDIGIHFLQSYEGEIELGCTLSPVYQGCGYATEAVAAVIGYLFKELGKRRVIFSIDPRNTPSRKLAERLGLKQVGYIEKSYLIAGEWCDDMIYALDVTDWMA
- a CDS encoding PDZ domain-containing protein, with amino-acid sequence MAVPVTEIDGNLVVGFDQRQLEHYLSQAKAASAPSFGAAVADAEKYTAAHGLKVMRGAYVGSIKPGLPAAVAGLKPGDIITKIDAAPVNTAADLDRALSGLEKGARVRITFTRDGQPRQAEGLL
- a CDS encoding TerC family protein; its protein translation is MNIGIWPWILFNIFLVTMLALDLFVFHRHAHIIKTREAVGWVVLWVSLALIFGFGVWIFAGSTHAVDYFSAYVVEESLSVDNLFVFLMLFTYFCVPQEYRHRVLFWGIIGAILMRAAFIFGGIALITSFEWIIYVFGAFLIFTGVRMGMKKEEDPHPEANPVLKLLRRYLPMSHNYHGGKFFTVENGRKVATPLLAVLIAVETTDIIFAVDSIPAVLSITTDPFIVYTSNMFAIMGLRSIYFALEGFANRLYYLHYGLASVLVFLGFKMLISGIYHMPTFLSLLVIATILGIAVIASLKRPPVPELPPESPVCDYDFEKPDGGR
- a CDS encoding YtxH domain-containing protein; its protein translation is MKKETMGGMVLGIMAGAAIGMGVGLLYAPQSGRKTRRDIEKQALEMKKRAEHFSETVKERAEDIGSTVAEGTEKYRRKVMSKIG
- a CDS encoding YtxH domain-containing protein; translation: MDSDKAGGLAAGLLIGVAVGAGFGLLYAPKSGRKTRKEIQKQALGLKEHADEFISNVKERDAEFCKAIREGTENYRREMLAKMK
- a CDS encoding MerR family transcriptional regulator, which translates into the protein MTDMLNPLFQVSEVARRAGVSIRTVRFYEEKGLLEAPDRTSGGMRLYDSRDISRIKLIRRLRNVGLDLDEIKGTLSDRESNHRERVEHTIEVLKLEAELSRRRIAELQQEDRERESLILMISQCLKCDANPCPAKCPPQQYVI
- a CDS encoding flavodoxin domain-containing protein; the encoded protein is MGKIVIGYQSFTGSCKALAQAAAEGVAQAGGKAEVKNITETSASDLANADAFILVTTQPFQSLAGDTKKFFETLWPAREQVRKGLSFAAIICHANEAVDSAAALDKFATYLGWKKFGDWVLAAPAELEVGKISARQLGIAVAQGG
- a CDS encoding nitrous oxide-stimulated promoter family protein, with product MTDFHSRRRLSREARTIRVMIGMYCRDHHKAPDLCRSCQSLAEYALQRLDKCPFSEGKTVCALCPVHCYKPESRKQIRDVMRYAGPRMMLHHPIMAAMHMFDRRRKKPLASV
- a CDS encoding TfoX/Sxy family protein translates to MAATQEFLDLVLEKLARLGVVSGRRMFGGFGVFHEDAMFGLISNDILYLKADDSNRDVYVKYGSPQYKPMPYFQVPDDVFEDAKELLRWAKQSIDIAHAAPPKKKR
- a CDS encoding YtxH domain-containing protein, with translation MERDYSGNILTGLLLGTAIGIGLGLLYAPRPGSEIRAGLYKQAQEVLSQVAGIGDTLMGRMDDVGCTVRECGRSIRVAVKGDGAGRLHQA
- a CDS encoding cupredoxin domain-containing protein, producing the protein MKFRMWHRIVPAALILVMVLSSPITACSGNSNTPSPPPTTNSDGSITYYLKADKMKFDNDRMTVPASTKVTIVFTNAEGILHNFALYTERFASDPIFRGQLISKTTIEYTFTTPSEPGTYSFRCDLHPVMYGEFIVN